AAGTCGCCTGTGCCATCGCCGGAGCGGCGGAAATGGTGGCTATCACTGTGGAGAGCTTGGAGAAAAGTCGCATATGTCACCCCGGTCGGTTTGAGTGGTCTTCATTTTTTGTTTGTCCGAACTTTCCGCAGTTGGCGAAAAACCCGTTGTTTTACCGCAAGTAAAAACCATATTCACTGTGAGTGATATAAGAATTCCGCTTGCGGCGAACTGACGTCTTTTTTGACATAGATCAAATTGCCGGGGCATGGAAGAGAGGATGAAAGCCAAATGAGTGAACTTTCTTTTCGCCCCTTCGAGCAGGCGCTCGATTTCGGCAAGGCCCTTGATTTGTTGCGCCGCGCCACCGATGGCGCCGATGATGGTGAGATTTTCCTGGAACGTCGCCGGGGTGAGGCGCTGGTTTTTGATGACGGGCGGGTGAAAACCGCCAGCTATGATGCATCCGAGGGATTCGGCCTGCGCGCTGTGAAAGGCGATGTGGCGGGATATGCCCATTCTACCGAAATTTCCGAGGCCGCGCTGACCCGTGCGGTCGATACTGCGCGTCTGGCGGTCGGGGCGGGGGGGGGCACCATGGCCGATGGCCCGGTTGAAACCAATCGCCGAATGTATGGGGATCTTGATCCGATTTCCGATGCTGAATTCCCCGTGAAGATCGAAACATTGCGCGAGATTGATGCTTTCCTGCGGGATCTCGATCCGCGGGTTGTGCAGGTTTCGGCGGTGATTGCAGCCTCATGTCAGGAGATCGAAATCCTGCGCCCAGATGGGCAGCACCTGCGCGATGTTCGCCCGATGACGCGGCTCAACGTGTCGGTGATCGTTGATCAGGATGGGCGACGTGAAAGCGGCTCGGCGGGGGGCGGTGGGCGGCTTGGTCTTGCCGGGCTGATTGATCCTGCCGACTGGCAGGCCAAGGCGCGCGAGGCGTTGCGCGTGGCGTTGGTCAATCTCGAAGCGGTGCCTGCGCCTGCGGGGCAAATGGATGTGGTGTTGGGGCCGGGATGGCCCGGCATTTTGCTGCACGAGGCCATTGGTCACGGGCTGGAAGGGGATTTCAACCGCAAGGGCAGCTCGGCCTTTGCCGGATTGATGGGCCAGCGGATTGCCGCGCCGGGCGTAACCGTTCTGGATGATGGCACGATCCCGGATAGGCGCGGTTCGCTTTCGTTTGATGATGAAGGCACGCCGAGTTCCAAGACCACGCTGATTGAGGACGGTGTTCTGGTCGGCTTTATGCAGGACCGTCAGAATGCCCGGCTGATGGGGGTCGCACCCACCGGCAACGGGCGGCGCGAAAGCTATGCCCATGCGCCAATGCCGCGCATGACCAATACCTATATGCTGGGCGGCGAGGCCGATCCCGGAGATCTGGTGGCCGGTATGAAGGATGGGATCTGGGCTGTGGGCTTTGGGGGCGGGCAGGTCGATATCACCAACGGCAAGTTCGTGTTCTCCTGCACCGAGGCGTACAGGGTGCAGAACGGCAAGGTTGGTGCGCCGGTCAACGGTGCCACCTTGATCGGGGATGGGGCCACCGCGCTCAAGAATATCCGGGGCCTCGGCAATGACATGGCGCTTGATCCCGGTATGGGCAATTGCGGCAAGGCCGGGCAATGGGTGCCGGTGGGTGTGGGCCAGCCGACCACGCTAATTGGTGGGCTGACCGTGGGCGGCTCTGCCGCCGGAGCCTGACGGGGCGCGGATTTTAGCGGCGCTTAAAGGCCCTCGAAATCACAGAGGGCCTTAACGTCCATCCCTAGACCTTCGAGTTTGGCCCGCCCGCCAAGTTCGGGCAGGTCGATGATGAAGGAACAGCCGACAATCTCGCCGCCCAGCCGTTCGATCAGCTTGATCCCGGCTTGCGCCGTGCCACCGGTGGCCAGAAGGTCATCAACCACCAGGATTTTCTCGCCCGGTTGGATCGCGTCATCATGAATTTCAACCACGGCCTCGCCATATTCGAGGGTGTATTCTTCGGAAATCACCGGCCCGGGCAGTTTGCCTTTCTTGCGGATTGGCACGAACCCGACGGTCAGTTGATGGGCAATCGCCCCGCCCAAAATAAACCCGCGCGCTTCGAGTCCCACGACCTTGTCGATTTCAACTCCGGCATAGGGATGCAGCATCTGGTCAATCGCCATGCGAAAGCCGCGCGGATCGGCAAACAGCGTGGTGACATCGCGAAACAAGATCCCTTCATGGGGAAAGTCGACGATGGTGCGGATATAGTCTTTGACGGTTTTCATATGTATCCTCAAGAGGTTGCGCGGCGCAAAGTGGCTGTCATAACGCCCATCGCGATCAGTGCCACTCCGCCAGTGCGTGTAAGCCATGTGATGACGTTGGGTCGTCGAATAGTGGCACGTAGACGATCCGCCAGCAGGGCATAGGCGAGCGAATTGATCGCGGCAAGCCCTACAAATGTTGAGATCAGAATGGCGAATTGCGGCAAGAGCGCCTGATCAGGGCGGATGAATTGCGGCACGAAAGCGATGAAGAATGCAATGGATTTCGGGTTGAGCGCGGTCACGGCGGCGGCGTGCCAGAAGACCGAGCGGGCGTGGATCGAGCCCGGTGCGTCAGGCAGACTCAGGCCTTGGTTTGGGGCCGTGCGCAGGAGTTTGAGGCCCATCCAGACCAGATAGGCGGCACCGATCCATTTCAACGCGGTGAACAGCATGGCCGAAGTCAACACCAGCGCGCCGAGCCCGGCCAGCGACGCGCTCATCGCGACAAGATCGCCGAGCGCCACACCGGTCGCCGAGGCAACGGCAACGCGCCGCCCCTGGCTGAGCGCATAGGATAGCACCAAGAGCACTGTCGGGCCGGGGATGAGCAACAGCGCCGTGGAGGCGGCGACGAAGGTGAACCAGAGTTCGAGGGCCATGGGGCGGGACCTTTCTTATGTGGCGTGCGAGGCGATTGCGAGAAACGGCGGCGTATTGAGAATGGCGAAAAATGCAAGAAAGTGTGCAATGTCAACGCTATGCAGCCTCACCCCAGCACACGGCCCATGA
This window of the Rhodobacteraceae bacterium LMO-JJ12 genome carries:
- a CDS encoding metallopeptidase TldD-related protein — encoded protein: MSELSFRPFEQALDFGKALDLLRRATDGADDGEIFLERRRGEALVFDDGRVKTASYDASEGFGLRAVKGDVAGYAHSTEISEAALTRAVDTARLAVGAGGGTMADGPVETNRRMYGDLDPISDAEFPVKIETLREIDAFLRDLDPRVVQVSAVIAASCQEIEILRPDGQHLRDVRPMTRLNVSVIVDQDGRRESGSAGGGGRLGLAGLIDPADWQAKAREALRVALVNLEAVPAPAGQMDVVLGPGWPGILLHEAIGHGLEGDFNRKGSSAFAGLMGQRIAAPGVTVLDDGTIPDRRGSLSFDDEGTPSSKTTLIEDGVLVGFMQDRQNARLMGVAPTGNGRRESYAHAPMPRMTNTYMLGGEADPGDLVAGMKDGIWAVGFGGGQVDITNGKFVFSCTEAYRVQNGKVGAPVNGATLIGDGATALKNIRGLGNDMALDPGMGNCGKAGQWVPVGVGQPTTLIGGLTVGGSAAGA
- a CDS encoding adenine phosphoribosyltransferase, with protein sequence MKTVKDYIRTIVDFPHEGILFRDVTTLFADPRGFRMAIDQMLHPYAGVEIDKVVGLEARGFILGGAIAHQLTVGFVPIRKKGKLPGPVISEEYTLEYGEAVVEIHDDAIQPGEKILVVDDLLATGGTAQAGIKLIERLGGEIVGCSFIIDLPELGGRAKLEGLGMDVKALCDFEGL
- a CDS encoding LysE family translocator gives rise to the protein MALELWFTFVAASTALLLIPGPTVLLVLSYALSQGRRVAVASATGVALGDLVAMSASLAGLGALVLTSAMLFTALKWIGAAYLVWMGLKLLRTAPNQGLSLPDAPGSIHARSVFWHAAAVTALNPKSIAFFIAFVPQFIRPDQALLPQFAILISTFVGLAAINSLAYALLADRLRATIRRPNVITWLTRTGGVALIAMGVMTATLRRATS